Sequence from the Marinitoga hydrogenitolerans DSM 16785 genome:
CTTCGTCAATAATTTCTTTTAACGCTTCTGCTAATTTTTTTGATGTTTTTAAACTTTGATCTCCCATTACTATTGGTATGATTTTAAAGTCATTTCCGTATAGGTATTGCAAAAATGGCAATTGCACTTCTATTGAATGTTCGTATTGATGAGCTGAATAGTCTCCGATTATTTGTAATTTTGATATTATTTTTTTGGCTTTTTCATCTATTTCTATTGTTCCAAATGGTGTAATCCATGTACCTTCTGGATACACAGAAATATTTGGACCTACACCTGTATGATTAGGTCCAATAATTATAACAGTTTTTATTTCACCTTTTTTGAATATTTCATAATATCCATATGAAGCAGTTTTTCCTGAGAATATGTAACCAGCATGTGGAGATATTAATCCTGTTGGTTTTATATAATTTTTTGGCGTTTCTGGTAATATTGGGAAAAATTCTTCCATAATTTCTATTAATTCATTTTTATCTTTGGGATAAAATGTTCCTGATACCACCGGGTATCTTGTCATTTTAATCGCCCCCGTAATTTACTAATTTGGGCCATATAAAAAGGTTTAAGTCATATTCTCTGTTCCTTTGTTCATTTGTTTTGAAGAGAAAACCTATTATTGGCAAATCCTTTAAAAAGGGAATGCCTGTGTTTAACTTTTCTTCTTTTATTATTTTCAAACCACCTAATATGCTTA
This genomic interval carries:
- the amrB gene encoding AmmeMemoRadiSam system protein B, whose amino-acid sequence is MTRYPVVSGTFYPKDKNELIEIMEEFFPILPETPKNYIKPTGLISPHAGYIFSGKTASYGYYEIFKKGEIKTVIIIGPNHTGVGPNISVYPEGTWITPFGTIEIDEKAKKIISKLQIIGDYSAHQYEHSIEVQLPFLQYLYGNDFKIIPIVMGDQSLKTSKKLAEALKEIIDEGTLIVASSDLNHYEEHEITMKKGEIIIKALRNKDPEELYNNIKEHQITACGYGCINTLLYMNFEKIRIIHHTTSAEAFGDYNQTVGYLSAIFEGSE